The window CTTTGTCGACATGTTCAACTCGCTTCGATCAACATACTTGCAGTTCAATCAACCCTTTTCATATTCGTTCTTGTCGTTCAAAATCAATCGGTATCTTTTCATCATGATTTGGAAAACGTCAACTGCTGCCACGCTACTTCAGGCAGTCAATGCAGCCCTCTATAACAGCATCATTAAGACGCAACATGGCCCTGTCCAGGGTTTTCCTGCCTTCAACAGCCCACCTGCAAACATGTCGCTTACCAACTGGGGAAACATTAGCGTCTGGAAAGGCATTCCTTTTGCCGCAACTACAGCTGGCGAGAACCGCTTCAAAGCACCCCAGCCCGTTTCCGCGTGGAACTCGACTCTTCAAGCCAAGAATTGGGGAAACATTTGTCCTTCTGCTCTCTCCTTTGGTGGTGATGAGTACACTATCGACGAGGACTGTCTGAACCTCAATATTTGGAGCGCAGCAAATTCAACAGACGCCAAGTTGCCAGTCGTCATGTGGAGTTATCCCGCCGTTTCAACCGCTGCGAACGCTCTCTTCGATGGAGCTGGAATGGCCGACAAGGGCGTTGTATTCGTCAACTACAACTACCGCACTGGGTCTTTCGGATGGCTTGCATCGCCTGAGCTTAACGAGGAGAGGCTCGGTACCGTTGGATCCAATAGTTCCGGCAACTGGGGAATGCTTGATCAATTCGCTGCCTTACAATGGGTCTATGAAAACATTGCCAACTTCGGCGGTGATCCGGACCATATCACAGTCATGGGCCAGTCTGCTGGTTCCGCCGCCACTTACCATATCCTTAACAGCCCTTTGCACGGCATCACCATCAAAAACGCAATCATTGAGAGCGGCGTTCGCGATCCCCACGATCCCTTATGCACCAGCTTGGCCGAGAACTACCGGACTTTAAAAGTCAACATGGAGACCGGGTTAGGCTACATGGCCTCTTTAAACTGCTCCGATATTGCTTGCATGCGGGCCCTACCCATGGATGACCTCGTCACTTCATTCATGGATACCGATTTCGAATTCACAGCTACGCTGGATTACTACGCCATGCCGGATACTTACCTCAACACTTTGCAGAAGGGTATCGCGCAAGACGTTCCTATCATGACCGGTAATACGCGCGATGAGAGCGGCACAACCTACGGACTCAACATCACGCTTTCAACCTACCTTACGAATCTGAATCAGACATACGGTAGCACCTGGAAGGACAGGTTCTTTGCCGCCTATCCCGCCAACGACTCGGCCACTGCATCTGCCTCCTACAACGCGCAGTTCACCGACCGATCCAAGGTCGGCACCTACTTCTGGTCACAGCTGTGGTCTGCTAACGCCACTTCACCTGTATATAACTACATCTGGGACCACGCACCTCCTGGTCAGACCCAGGGTGCATACCACGAGAGTGAGATCAATTACGTGCTGAACAATTTGTACGGCACCGATTCACCGTGGACCAGCCAGGACTATGAGATTGCGGAGACCATGAACAGATACTGGATCAACTTTATTAAGACTGGTGATCCGAACGGCGACGGGCTTATCAGCTGGGAGCCTGCAAAAAAGGACAGCGCTACAGTAATGGAAGTTGGAGATGGATTCGGGCCTATTCCTATCGCAAACAAAGACCAGATCAAGTTGTTCACTGAATGGTTTGATACGCTTGTTACTTATTAAATAGACAAAAGCGCAACGCTAAGATATAGCCTATCTTACCCTAGATCCTACTTCCCAACTATATTAAGCAACAAGCCTTTAATCTAGGCAAGAGTCCGGCTAGAGACGCCATTGTATAGGTTAAAATCGCTAACAACAGAGGACACTGTCTTCTTAACCGCCTAGCTCTTAAAGCCGGCTTAGAAGTCGCCATCTGCAGTCCTGTGCCACCACTGGGCTGACTTGGACAAGGCGTAACGTCGGATACCTATCTTGAGTGGACAACCAGCAATTACAACCTACCCCAGTAGGTACGTTTCATATAAAAGTCCTTGGGACAGCTTACCTAGCAGAATTCATAAGATGGTAAGACAAAACAGTAAATACTAGGCATTTGCTGTTACTAACAATGGACTGCATACTATAGTGCAAGAGGCATAAGCTAGGGACGTTATAGCTTCCGTTATAGGGGCTAAGGTCCTAGTGATATTGCGCTAGGTAAGATATGTTAAAGGAAGAGACCTATACAGTCTGGTAGGGATAGCTTATGTTTATGGATTTATGGATGGACAGGCTGAAGAAGTAGTAAAGGCCGGGCAGGCGAATGAGGTATGTGTTTTCCTAGCCTCTTTTAAGAATAGAACATTCATTAAACCGGTTAGCTGCAAAATAAAAAGCTGTTCTTTTTGAATCTTCTAGTTTTGAAGAGCGCCTTCTAAGCCTACGCTTAGGGTTTCCACTTCGAAACATCGGATCTAAATCTTTCCCTAAAGATTTAAATGTAAAGTTACTCTAAAGATTTCGCCTGGTCTTTGCTTCTGGTAAAACATCCTAATCTACAGTGTTGCTAAGAAACGAGTTTTAAGTGCATTTCCCAGCGGAGTCAACAGCCCTAGAGCAACAATCGTTTTGGCCAAAAGCAGGAACCTCTAGAAAGCCAACAAATCAATATTCAGATCGATTGCAAAGAAAATAGGTTAGACTTACGGCCTTTCTCAATACAATAGCTAGTGACATCAGTGCACGTCCAGCCGGAATACGGGTCACAGTAGGTGCAGCAGTCGTCGCCAGAGGTACAGGGCGCTATTATCAGGAATTAGCCTGTGTCGGCTTTTGTGCCATTCATTCTTGGGTCGTAACATTGTGCCATGCAGTCTGCCAATCGAGTAGGGTATACAAGGGGGACAACGTACCGCCGGTAGTGCCACAAGCGCGCTCAGCAAATCCCGGCAAAGTTGCGCGGCtgtcaacggcgacggcagctgctgaggaggccagggccaGGATGGAGAGGAAGGTAAATGCCTTCATGATAAAAATTATCCCGAACGGAAAAAGAAGTCTTAGCTGAAGAAGTTTGTA is drawn from Colletotrichum destructivum chromosome 6, complete sequence and contains these coding sequences:
- a CDS encoding Putative carboxylesterase, type B, carboxylesterase type B, active, alpha/Beta hydrolase; the encoded protein is MIWKTSTAATLLQAVNAALYNSIIKTQHGPVQGFPAFNSPPANMSLTNWGNISVWKGIPFAATTAGENRFKAPQPVSAWNSTLQAKNWGNICPSALSFGGDEYTIDEDCLNLNIWSAANSTDAKLPVVMWSYPAVSTAANALFDGAGMADKGVVFVNYNYRTGSFGWLASPELNEERLGTVGSNSSGNWGMLDQFAALQWVYENIANFGGDPDHITVMGQSAGSAATYHILNSPLHGITIKNAIIESGVRDPHDPLCTSLAENYRTLKVNMETGLGYMASLNCSDIACMRALPMDDLVTSFMDTDFEFTATLDYYAMPDTYLNTLQKGIAQDVPIMTGNTRDESGTTYGLNITLSTYLTNLNQTYGSTWKDRFFAAYPANDSATASASYNAQFTDRSKVGTYFWSQLWSANATSPVYNYIWDHAPPGQTQGAYHESEINYVLNNLYGTDSPWTSQDYEIAETMNRYWINFIKTGDPNGDGLISWEPAKKDSATVMEVGDGFGPIPIANKDQIKLFTEWFDTLVTY